AGCGGGCCCGAAGGCGCGGCCGGTGCGGCGGGCGCGGGGGCCTGGATGATCACCGGCTGCGTCGTGGTGCCGCCGGCGGCGGCGCCCGCGCCGGGGCCGGGCGCGATGGTGCGCGCCGTGCGCTGAAAGGTCAGGCTCTGCACGCGCGCCACGCCGAAGTCGTTCACCTGCACGTCCACGCGGCGGGGGTAGATGGCCAGCACCGTGATGGAGCCCAGCCGCTGCCCCGTGCGCAGGCGGTGGCGGCCGGCGCTGTCGCCCACCGTGAACACGGCGATCGACTGCCGCGGGTTGGGCGAGTACACGATGGAAGCCAGCCGCAGGTCCTCCACGCGGTACCCCAGGTCGGCCGCGCTCAGCAGCGGCTGGAAGGGGTCCGGGCGGCCGCCGCGCTGGTAGCGGAACACCTCGCGGCGGTAGTTCTCGATGGGGCGCACCGCCGAATCGGCGGGCGCCGCGGGCTGCGCGGCCGCCGGGGCGGCGAGCCCCAGCGCCAGCGCCACCGCCGCCAGGGCGGCCCTACTCCGCGGGTTTTTCATTTTCCGTCGGCGTGCTGGGGATCACGTAGGTCTCTATGGAGAAGCGCGCCTCCACCCGGACGGCGTCGGCCGCCCCGGGGTTGGCCGCCGCCCCGGTGCCGCCGGCCGCCGCGGTGGGCGCCAGCGTCAGGTTCAGCGGGGTCACGATGCGCGGCAGCGAGGCCACGCGAGTCAGGAAGTCGCCCACGTCGTGGTAGCGCCCCACCACCGCCATGTCGTACGCGCGGCGGGTGTAGTACGCCTCCTCGGTGGCGCCGCTGGGCTGGATCAGCGCGATCTCCACGTTGGTGCGCTGCGCCTCGGCCGATATGGCGTCCAGCAGGTCCGGCAGCTCCTCGCCGGAGGGGATCAGCCCCTCCACCGCCTCCAGCTGGCGGCGGTAGCTGGCGAGCGTCCCCTCCACGTCGGTCCCCACCCCGCGGGTGAGGGCGCGGGCGGCGGAGTTGCGCGTCTGCAGCTCCTCCACGCGGGTGCGGAGCGCGGCCACCTCCGCCTGCCGCGGCGCGTACACGTAGTCGTAGAAGAGGTAGCCCAGCAGGGCCACCATCACGCCGCCCAGCATGAGGTTACGGCGAAGCTGCGGGTCCAGCGGAGGAAGTGCCATGGCTCAGCGCCCGGAGGGAAGGACGGGTACGATCTCCAGAAGTGACGAATCCGGCTGCTCGTAGCGCGCTTCCAGGGTGAACTTCAGGTACGTGCGTCCCTCGGTGGTCGTCTGCTCGCTGGTCACCAGCGCCACGTCGCGGATCATCGGCGACAGCTCCAGGTTCTTCATGAAGCGCGTCAGCGCCTGCGTGGAGCCGGCGGCCCCTTCCACCGAGAAGGCGGGCCCCTGCGGCACGGCCGGCGCGGCCCGCGCGGCGGAGTCCTTTTTCGCCGTGTCCGCCGGGGCGGGCGCCGGGGCGGCGCCGCCGTCGTCGTCGGAGGTGGCGAGCTTGGTGAGCCAGGTGAACGGGGGAACCGCGCGGCTCACCTCGTCCATCAGGTGCGGCCAAACGTAGCGGCGCCCGTCCACGCTGCGGATCACGGAGATCTTGCTCTCGATGGTATCGCGGCGCGCGTCCAGCGTCTCCATCAGCGAGATGGTGCGCGCCAGCCGCACCGAATCCGCCATCTCGCGCTCCACGCTGGCCTGCAGCTCCGTGCGGGCGGCGCCGGTCTTCCACCACCCCAGGCCGGCGAGGATCGCCAGGAGGAGGGCGGCGCCCCCCACGGCGGCCACGCGCGGATCGCCCCCCACTTTGGGCAGCGACGGCGTACGGGCTCCACGCGCGGCGGAGGCACGCTTCGGCGTGCCGCCGGGGAGAAGGTTGATCTGGATCAAGGGTGTGTACCCGGGCGTTCGGCGGTGCCCCGGCGCGGCGCGCGGGGCGGAAGTTCGTTCGGAGGGCGGCCCTAGTTGGCGCCGCGCAGGGCGAGCCCCACGGCCAGCATCAGCATGGGGGCCAGCTCGTCTACGGGGAAGAAGGTGCCCGCGCCGCTTCGCACCCGGAGGCGCTGGAGCGGCGAGGCCAGCTCGGTACGGGTGCGCAGGCGCGCGGCCACCACGTCAACCAGCCCGGGGATGCGCGTGGACCCGCCGCTCAGGTACACCCGCGACAGCCCGCCGCCCGCGTCGCTGGCGGCCAGAAAGGCCCCCGCGCGCTCGATCCCCGTGGCCAGCTCCTCGCACCCCTCGTCCAGCAGCTCGCGG
The Longimicrobium sp. genome window above contains:
- the pilO gene encoding type 4a pilus biogenesis protein PilO, translated to MALPPLDPQLRRNLMLGGVMVALLGYLFYDYVYAPRQAEVAALRTRVEELQTRNSAARALTRGVGTDVEGTLASYRRQLEAVEGLIPSGEELPDLLDAISAEAQRTNVEIALIQPSGATEEAYYTRRAYDMAVVGRYHDVGDFLTRVASLPRIVTPLNLTLAPTAAAGGTGAAANPGAADAVRVEARFSIETYVIPSTPTENEKPAE
- a CDS encoding PilN domain-containing protein, whose product is MIQINLLPGGTPKRASAARGARTPSLPKVGGDPRVAAVGGAALLLAILAGLGWWKTGAARTELQASVEREMADSVRLARTISLMETLDARRDTIESKISVIRSVDGRRYVWPHLMDEVSRAVPPFTWLTKLATSDDDGGAAPAPAPADTAKKDSAARAAPAVPQGPAFSVEGAAGSTQALTRFMKNLELSPMIRDVALVTSEQTTTEGRTYLKFTLEARYEQPDSSLLEIVPVLPSGR